The Henckelia pumila isolate YLH828 chromosome 2, ASM3356847v2, whole genome shotgun sequence genome includes a window with the following:
- the LOC140878825 gene encoding GCN5-related N-acetyltransferase 10, chloroplastic yields MAHLKNIELSWRIHELRTINNPFRITRFKKLGQVHCCTSSASSSDHQQLDLKVGALYENKKAVSGYLVSDSNWGVRRMMETEEEMRNVAKVQAEAFHEPVFLFDDLFFDFFKAEVYSGLLYKLRNSPADRYACLVAESKSDTFDTTTEVVGVVDVTVLREDSVLQHLPGAEEYLYVSGIAVLNKFRRQKVATTLLKACTKLSAIWGFKYLVLRAYEDDYGARGLYSNAGYIVVSADPPWMTSWVGRRRRVLMVKQCVI; encoded by the exons ATGGCTCATTTAAAAAATATCGAACTTTCTTGGAGAATTCATGAATTACGCACAATAAATAACCCATTTCGAATaacaagattcaagaaacttGGGCAAGTGCATTGCTGTACTAGTTCAGCTTCATCATCGGATCATCAACAGCTAGATTTGAAGGTTGGTGCATTGTATGAGAACAAGAAAGCGGTGTCGGGTTATCTTGTTTCGGATTCAAATTGGGGAGTGAGGAGGATGATGGAGACAGAAGAAGAAATGAGAAATGTTGCAAAAGTTCAGGCTGAAGCATTCCATGAGCCCGTGTTTCTTTTCGACGATTTATTCTTCGATTTCTTTAAG GCGGAAGTGTATTCAGGACTTCTGTACAAACTAAGGAACTCACCTGCAGACAG GTATGCTTGCTTGGTTGCGGAATCAAAATCCGACACTTTCGACACAACAACAGAGGTCGTAGGAGTAGTTGATGTCACTGTCTTGAGGGAAGATTCTGTTCTTCAGCACCTCCCAGGGGCAGAAGAGTATCTTTATGTGTCCGGAATAGCTGTTCTGAACAAGTTCAG GAGGCAGAAGGTGGCCACTACATTGCTAAAAGCTTGCACCAAACTCTCTGCCATTTGGGGTTTTAAGTATCTAGTTTTGAGGGCATACGAAGATGACTACGGTGCTCGGGGATTGTATTCGAATGCGGGCTACATAGTAGTTTCAGCAGATCCTCCATGGATGACTTCTTGGGTTGGAAGACGAAGGCGTGTCCTTATGGTTAAACAGTGTGTCATATGA
- the LOC140880805 gene encoding F-box/LRR-repeat protein At4g14103-like isoform X1: MEENDRKKMKMIRNEQDEEKPDLDRLSCLPDSILSHILSFLDTVCAIKTSMLSKRYRFLWTLSPTLDFKLFRYSPSRFKPCYPHDLFDQKGLNVLSFEAHVNHVLQCRENSSLKMFRLSLHVPAGSDFIRNCIDYAARHKVQHLRIRGYTKRGSVALPRPLLISPSLTILHLNNAVCSSIELPKSLSLPNLKILRLKNFEFSDSNYNGEVFSGCSSLETLVLNKCWIRPADKLKTVGVNCLNLKNLEIKYWRSPWRCFFEQSICVNAPVLDFFKFQGHIAKVKFQDCSQCVNKAWIDLCCPTACTSFDVNGRMESTSESLMDMIRQLWNVKSLSLSMRTIEVMSASPCLRPFMFENLRFLRFTTEEKYGEMTIPIDEVMQLTKSATSDILVFDGSEEKQYILECSIVKPKKAASPVSVSMHVLSFLLESSPSAEFLSIEIPKVQSDEITL, from the exons ATGGAGGAAAACGAtcggaagaagatgaagatgattcGAAATGAACAGGATGAGGAAAAACCCGATCTTGATAGGCTCAGCTGCTTACCAGACAGCATTCTGAGCCATATACTCTCTTTTCTTGATACGGTTTGTGCCATTAAAACTTCCATGCTCTCCAAACGCTACAGATTTCTGTGGACCCTGTCTCCGACACTTGATTTCAAGCTTTTTCGATACAGCCCTTCTCGTTTCAAGCCGTGTTATCCCCACGATCTTTTTGATCAGAAGGGCCTCAATGTCCTTTCTTTTGAGGCGCATGTTAACCACGTGCTGCAATGCAGGGAGAACAGTAGTCTCAAGATGTTCCGCCTTTCGCTGCATGTGCCGGCGGGGTCGGATTTCATTAGAAATTGCATTGATTATGCCGCAAGGCACAAGGTGCAGCATCTTCGAATCCGTGGTTACACCAAACGAGGTTCGGTTGCGTTGCCCAGACCGTTGCTCATTTCCCCCTCATTGACAATTTTGCACCTGAATAATGCTGTTTGTTCCAGTATAGAGTTGCCTAAGTCACTTTCCTTGCCCAACTTAAAGATTTTGCGCCTCAAGAATTTTGAATTCTCTGATAGCAATTATAATGGGGAGGTGTTCTCGGGGTGTTCGAGCCTTGAAACTTTGGTCTTGAACAAATGTTGGATTAGGCCTGCTGATAAACTCAAGACTGTCGGTGTCAATTGCTTGAACCTTAAGAATTTGGAGATAAAGTATTGGAGGAGTCCTTGGAGATGTTTTTTTGAGCAGAGTATTTGTGTGAATGCTCCTGTACTTGATTTCTTTAAGTTTCAGGGTCATATAGCCAAAGTGAAATTCCAAGATTGTTCACAGTGCGTGAACAAAGCATGGATTGACCTCTGCTGTCCCACGGCGTGCACATCATTTGATGTCAATGGAAGGATGGAAAGTACCTCGGAAAGTCTCATGGATATGATTCGACAGCTTTGGAATGTTAAATCCCTCTCCTTATCGATGAGGACAATCGAG GTTATGTCTGCAAGTCCTTGTTTGCGACCATTTATGTTCGAGAATTTGAGGTTTTTAAGGTTCACAACTGAGGAAAAATATGGAGAGATGACCATACCGATCGACGAAGTTATGCAGCTAACGAAAAGTGCCACCTCTGATATTTTGGTGTTTGATGGTTCTGAG GAAAAACAATACATACTTGAGTGTTCGATAGTCAAACCTAAGAAGGCTGCAAGCCCCGTTTCTGTATCAATGCATGTTTTGTCCTTTTTACTTGAAAGCTCTCCTTCTGCAGAGTTTTTGAGCATTGAAATACCAAAG GTTCAATCGGACGAAATTACATTGTAA
- the LOC140880805 gene encoding F-box/LRR-repeat protein 25-like isoform X2: MEENDRKKMKMIRNEQDEEKPDLDRLSCLPDSILSHILSFLDTVCAIKTSMLSKRYRFLWTLSPTLDFKLFRYSPSRFKPCYPHDLFDQKGLNVLSFEAHVNHVLQCRENSSLKMFRLSLHVPAGSDFIRNCIDYAARHKVQHLRIRGYTKRGSVALPRPLLISPSLTILHLNNAVCSSIELPKSLSLPNLKILRLKNFEFSDSNYNGEVFSGCSSLETLVLNKCWIRPADKLKTVGVNCLNLKNLEIKYWRSPWRCFFEQSICVNAPVLDFFKFQGHIAKVKFQDCSQCVNKAWIDLCCPTACTSFDVNGRMESTSESLMDMIRQLWNVKSLSLSMRTIESCFHEVYNWRHKTNKKFIRNNTNMLCLQVLVCDHLCSRI, encoded by the exons ATGGAGGAAAACGAtcggaagaagatgaagatgattcGAAATGAACAGGATGAGGAAAAACCCGATCTTGATAGGCTCAGCTGCTTACCAGACAGCATTCTGAGCCATATACTCTCTTTTCTTGATACGGTTTGTGCCATTAAAACTTCCATGCTCTCCAAACGCTACAGATTTCTGTGGACCCTGTCTCCGACACTTGATTTCAAGCTTTTTCGATACAGCCCTTCTCGTTTCAAGCCGTGTTATCCCCACGATCTTTTTGATCAGAAGGGCCTCAATGTCCTTTCTTTTGAGGCGCATGTTAACCACGTGCTGCAATGCAGGGAGAACAGTAGTCTCAAGATGTTCCGCCTTTCGCTGCATGTGCCGGCGGGGTCGGATTTCATTAGAAATTGCATTGATTATGCCGCAAGGCACAAGGTGCAGCATCTTCGAATCCGTGGTTACACCAAACGAGGTTCGGTTGCGTTGCCCAGACCGTTGCTCATTTCCCCCTCATTGACAATTTTGCACCTGAATAATGCTGTTTGTTCCAGTATAGAGTTGCCTAAGTCACTTTCCTTGCCCAACTTAAAGATTTTGCGCCTCAAGAATTTTGAATTCTCTGATAGCAATTATAATGGGGAGGTGTTCTCGGGGTGTTCGAGCCTTGAAACTTTGGTCTTGAACAAATGTTGGATTAGGCCTGCTGATAAACTCAAGACTGTCGGTGTCAATTGCTTGAACCTTAAGAATTTGGAGATAAAGTATTGGAGGAGTCCTTGGAGATGTTTTTTTGAGCAGAGTATTTGTGTGAATGCTCCTGTACTTGATTTCTTTAAGTTTCAGGGTCATATAGCCAAAGTGAAATTCCAAGATTGTTCACAGTGCGTGAACAAAGCATGGATTGACCTCTGCTGTCCCACGGCGTGCACATCATTTGATGTCAATGGAAGGATGGAAAGTACCTCGGAAAGTCTCATGGATATGATTCGACAGCTTTGGAATGTTAAATCCCTCTCCTTATCGATGAGGACAATCGAG TCTTGCTTTCATGAAGTCTACAACTGGAGGCATAAAACAAATAAGAAGTTTATACGAAATAACACCAATAT GTTATGTCTGCAAGTCCTTGTTTGCGACCATTTATGTTCGAGAATTTGA